Genomic window (Roseivirga sp. 4D4):
GACGTCATTGGAACCAGTGTTTTCAATATGAAGACTTCTGAATTTGACTTCAAGAAAGGTCCGATTTTCTCCAATATTGTACTAATCGATGAGATCAATAGAGCACCTGCCAAGACCCAAGCTGCGCTCTTTGAGGTAATGGAAGAACGTCAGGTTACTGTGGATGGTAAGACCTATCAGATGGAGGCTCCTTATTTGGTATTGGCGACCCAGAACCCGGTGGAGCAGGAGGGTACTTATAGGCTTCCTGAAGCTCAACTCGACAGGTTTCTTTTTAAAATTGAAATAGACTACCCAAGTCTTGCGGACGAAACGGAGATACTCCTTCGAGCGGCAAACAGAAAGGGAGAACAGACAGCTGAGATAACTCCAGTGATTTCTGCTCAGGACATTGCTGCTTACCGTGAGACTTTGTCCGAGATAATTGTAGACGAAAAGCTGTTAGGCTACATCGCTGAAATCGTTAATCAAACAAGAAGTGATCAGTCTATCTACTTGGGTGCATCTCCAAGAGCTTCGTTAGCGCTCTTGAATGGTTCAAGGGCTTTTGCAGCCATCCAGGGTCGGGACTTTGTGACACCAGAAGACATTCAATTTTTAGCTGCTCCTGTGTTAAAGCATAGAATTTTGCTGACCCCGGAGAAGGAAATGGAAGGTGTGTCTGCTACAGAAGTAATTCAGCAGTTAGTGGCTAAAACAGAGGTGCCGCGTTAATGAACTCGGTTCGTTCATTCTATATCACCAATAGGTTTTTCTATGCTGCAGGTACCTTGGTTTTCCTGTTCATCATTGGCTTTGCCTTGCCATGGATTGCTGTAGTAGCGGAGGTTATTTTCTACCTCTCCTTAGCCTGTCTGTTGATAGATACGCTGTTGCTGTTTCGTATTAATGATGGTATCGAGTTGGAGCGTTTGTGTACAGAGAAATTTTCCAATGGGGATGATAACCCTGTAAGACTAATTATCGAGAATAGGTATCCGATCTCCTTGCATTTGCGGGTGATTGATGAATTGCCTGAACAACTTCAAATCAGGGATCAGCAGTTCGATTTGGACTTGGGTTCGGGGGAAGTCAAAGAGATTAACTACAAAGTAAGGCCGGTTAAAAGGGGAGAGTACCAGTTTGGCTTTGCCAATGTCTTTGTTTCCACCTTTTTGGGTATTGTACGAAGGCGCTATCAGTTGGGAGAAGAGCAAACTGTTGCGGTGTATCCGTCCTTTATTCAAATGAGAAAATATGAGCTCCTGGCTATTTCAAATCAACTTCAGGAGTTTGGCGTTAAGAAGATCAGGCGTATCGGAAATAACATGGAATTTGAGCAGATCAAAAACTATGTTTCGGGCGATGACTACCGTAAAGTAAACTGGAAAGCAACAGCCCGAAAAGGCCATTTGATGGTCAACCAATATCAGGATGAACGATCACAGCAAGTGTACTCTGTTATTGATAAGGGCCGGGTGATGCAAATGCCTTTTGAAGGATTAAGTCTTCTCGACTACGCGATCAATTCGAGTCTAGTGATTTCAAATATTGCACTTAAAAAGGGTGATAAGGCCGGGATCGTCACGTTTCAGCAAAAGGTCAACTCCATATTGCCGGCATCTTCCCGGAATATGCAGTTAAACCTTATTCTCGAGCACCTGTATAAGCAAAAGACTGGATACAAAGAGACCGATTACTCTAAGCTCTACATTGCGCTAAAGCGAAAAGTTACCCAACGTTCTCTCGTTTTATTGTATACCAATTTTGAGTCGCTTTCGGCTTTAAAAAGGCAGTTGCCATTCTTGAGAAGAATAAGGCAACAACATCTGTTGGTTTGCATTTTCTTTCAGAATACAGAGGTGGAAAAAGTCATTCATAAGAAGGCCGAAGACTTAGAGGAGGTCTATATGAAGGGAATTGCTGAGCAACTGGCTTTTGAAAAGAAGCTGATTGTCAAGGAGCTTCAGGCACATGGTATTCATACCATTTTAACACCACCTAAAGAATTGAGCGTAAATACAATCAATAAGTACCTTGAACTCAAATCAAGAGGTTTGATATGA
Coding sequences:
- a CDS encoding AAA family ATPase, which codes for MENQESFESRVDLSKLKEGVEQIREQIGKVIVGQKQMVDLIITAVLADGHILLEGVPGVAKTLASKLVAKSMSVDFSRVQFTPDLMPSDVIGTSVFNMKTSEFDFKKGPIFSNIVLIDEINRAPAKTQAALFEVMEERQVTVDGKTYQMEAPYLVLATQNPVEQEGTYRLPEAQLDRFLFKIEIDYPSLADETEILLRAANRKGEQTAEITPVISAQDIAAYRETLSEIIVDEKLLGYIAEIVNQTRSDQSIYLGASPRASLALLNGSRAFAAIQGRDFVTPEDIQFLAAPVLKHRILLTPEKEMEGVSATEVIQQLVAKTEVPR
- a CDS encoding DUF58 domain-containing protein, giving the protein MNSVRSFYITNRFFYAAGTLVFLFIIGFALPWIAVVAEVIFYLSLACLLIDTLLLFRINDGIELERLCTEKFSNGDDNPVRLIIENRYPISLHLRVIDELPEQLQIRDQQFDLDLGSGEVKEINYKVRPVKRGEYQFGFANVFVSTFLGIVRRRYQLGEEQTVAVYPSFIQMRKYELLAISNQLQEFGVKKIRRIGNNMEFEQIKNYVSGDDYRKVNWKATARKGHLMVNQYQDERSQQVYSVIDKGRVMQMPFEGLSLLDYAINSSLVISNIALKKGDKAGIVTFQQKVNSILPASSRNMQLNLILEHLYKQKTGYKETDYSKLYIALKRKVTQRSLVLLYTNFESLSALKRQLPFLRRIRQQHLLVCIFFQNTEVEKVIHKKAEDLEEVYMKGIAEQLAFEKKLIVKELQAHGIHTILTPPKELSVNTINKYLELKSRGLI